In Alphaproteobacteria bacterium US3C007, one genomic interval encodes:
- a CDS encoding DMT family transporter, with amino-acid sequence MQNNPKFGIFLMILTTLIFAAQDGISRHLATEYNVLMVVMIRYWFFAAFVIALANRKPGGLRKQAYTRQPALQIFRGALLAVEICVMISAFELLGLIESHAVFACYPLLIAALSGPILGEQVGWRRWIAIFVGFIGVVIILNPGSDVFSTTAAIPLLSAILFALYGLLTRYAARQDAAETSFFWTGTIGAIVMSAVGIWFWQPMVQTDWLWMAALCITGVLGHWLLIKCYEVAEANAVQPFAYLQLVFASMIGLSVFGETLEQNVLIGSSLVIAAGLFTLWRERLKAVP; translated from the coding sequence ATGCAGAATAACCCCAAATTTGGGATTTTTTTGATGATCCTGACCACTTTGATTTTTGCAGCGCAAGATGGAATATCACGCCATCTGGCAACGGAATATAATGTCTTGATGGTGGTCATGATCCGCTATTGGTTCTTTGCCGCTTTTGTCATCGCCCTTGCCAATCGCAAGCCCGGAGGGCTGCGCAAGCAGGCCTACACCCGCCAGCCGGCATTGCAAATCTTCCGCGGCGCGCTTTTGGCGGTGGAAATCTGCGTCATGATCAGCGCCTTCGAGCTGCTGGGCCTGATCGAAAGCCATGCCGTTTTTGCCTGCTATCCTTTGTTGATCGCCGCTTTGTCTGGACCGATCTTGGGCGAGCAAGTGGGTTGGCGGCGCTGGATTGCGATATTTGTCGGATTTATTGGCGTTGTCATCATTCTCAATCCAGGCTCGGATGTTTTTTCAACCACCGCCGCGATACCGCTTTTATCCGCAATCTTATTCGCGCTTTACGGCCTGCTGACGCGCTATGCTGCCCGTCAAGACGCGGCGGAAACCAGCTTTTTTTGGACCGGAACAATCGGCGCTATCGTAATGAGCGCGGTCGGTATCTGGTTTTGGCAACCAATGGTGCAAACCGATTGGCTGTGGATGGCAGCGCTTTGTATCACCGGGGTTTTGGGGCATTGGCTGTTGATCAAATGTTACGAAGTGGCTGAAGCCAACGCGGTGCAGCCTTTTGCCTATTTGCAACTGGTCTTTGCCTCGATGATCGGTCTGAGCGTGTTCGGCGAAACATTAGAACAGAATGTGCTGATTGGCTCAAGTTTGGTGATTGCGGCCGGTCTTTTCACGCTTTGGCGCGAGCGGCTAAAAGCTGTCCCCTGA
- the mnmD gene encoding tRNA (5-methylaminomethyl-2-thiouridine)(34)-methyltransferase MnmD: MTPQDPKLEWRAQNVPVSLQFDDPYYSLESGFEESKHVFLNANSLPERLHDGFSIAELGFGTGLNFLTLLDSWRRIDRPGRLLFTSFEAFPLSAKDMIKAQAAFPMLETLSAEFASLWETLLTTGQIETTDITLRLVQGDARLSLPLWQGAADCWFLDGFSPAKNPELWQADLLQALYDKTQAGGSASTYSAAGEVRRNLQAAGFNVARLPGFGRKRHMSLATKGLIDAE, translated from the coding sequence ATGACACCCCAAGATCCCAAACTTGAATGGCGCGCGCAAAATGTGCCCGTCTCTTTGCAATTTGATGACCCTTATTATTCATTGGAAAGCGGGTTTGAAGAAAGCAAGCATGTGTTTTTAAACGCCAATAGCTTGCCAGAGCGTTTGCATGATGGGTTCTCGATCGCAGAATTGGGGTTTGGCACAGGTCTAAATTTTCTAACCCTGTTAGACAGCTGGCGGCGCATAGATCGCCCGGGCCGCTTGCTGTTCACCAGTTTTGAAGCCTTTCCCTTAAGCGCGAAAGATATGATCAAAGCGCAGGCTGCCTTTCCGATGCTGGAAACGCTGAGCGCAGAATTCGCATCGCTCTGGGAAACCCTTCTGACCACCGGACAAATTGAAACCACCGATATTACGCTCAGGCTTGTGCAAGGGGATGCCCGGCTGAGCCTGCCCCTGTGGCAGGGGGCAGCGGATTGCTGGTTCCTCGACGGGTTTTCACCGGCTAAAAACCCCGAATTATGGCAAGCAGATCTGTTGCAAGCGCTGTATGACAAAACCCAGGCAGGCGGCAGCGCCAGCACCTATAGCGCCGCTGGCGAGGTACGGCGTAATCTTCAAGCGGCAGGGTTCAACGTGGCTCGATTGCCCGGCTTTGGGCGTAAACGGCATATGAGCCTGGCCACCAAAGGATTAATCGATGCAGAATAA
- a CDS encoding FAD-dependent oxidoreductase, protein MTRCADRDNAPEARGLAMVDVTIRGAGIFGLSIAWECLRRGASVQVIDPYGVASGASGGLVGALAPHVPENWNSKKAFQFESLMMADSFWTSVQAASGLSAGYARLGRVQPLPENAALDLALARGENARQLWQGQAGWHVLNERPSWAPDSASGYWIFDDLSARINPHAACLALAEALRSLGASISTEGDDQGRVLWASGVHDLARISGARNRSFGGAVKGQAALLQVDRAEHPQVFAEALHFVPHEDGTLAIGSTSERDFSAATSTDAQLEALLNKAYAIFPALAGAPVVARWAGLRPRSRSRAPVLGRHPLISEAFIANGGFKIGFGMAPKIAQVMADLMLLEQDHIPEAFRPEASF, encoded by the coding sequence ATGACGCGCTGCGCCGATAGGGACAATGCACCAGAAGCAAGAGGGTTGGCAATGGTCGATGTAACGATCAGAGGGGCGGGTATTTTTGGCCTGTCCATCGCGTGGGAATGCTTGCGGCGCGGCGCCTCTGTGCAGGTGATCGATCCTTATGGTGTGGCGTCGGGGGCCAGCGGTGGCCTTGTTGGGGCATTGGCGCCGCATGTGCCCGAAAACTGGAATTCCAAAAAAGCCTTTCAATTCGAAAGTCTGATGATGGCTGACAGCTTTTGGACATCTGTGCAGGCTGCGTCTGGCCTATCAGCCGGTTATGCGCGTTTGGGCCGCGTGCAGCCCTTGCCCGAGAATGCGGCGCTTGATCTGGCGCTGGCGCGGGGCGAAAATGCGCGTCAGCTCTGGCAGGGGCAAGCGGGCTGGCATGTGCTGAACGAGCGCCCCAGTTGGGCGCCCGACTCGGCCTCTGGATATTGGATCTTTGATGATTTATCGGCCCGCATCAATCCGCATGCGGCTTGTTTGGCTTTGGCCGAGGCGTTGCGCAGTTTAGGGGCGAGTATTTCAACTGAGGGCGATGATCAAGGCCGCGTGCTCTGGGCCAGCGGCGTGCATGATTTGGCGCGCATCAGCGGGGCGCGCAATCGCTCGTTCGGGGGGGCTGTGAAAGGCCAAGCCGCGTTGCTCCAGGTCGATCGCGCAGAGCATCCGCAGGTTTTTGCAGAGGCTTTGCATTTTGTTCCGCATGAAGATGGAACGCTCGCGATCGGATCCACATCAGAGCGCGATTTCAGCGCGGCCACCAGCACGGATGCGCAGCTTGAGGCCTTGCTCAACAAAGCTTATGCGATTTTCCCCGCACTCGCAGGCGCGCCTGTGGTTGCGCGCTGGGCTGGGTTGCGCCCCAGAAGCCGCAGTCGCGCTCCGGTTTTGGGCCGGCATCCTTTGATTTCGGAGGCGTTCATTGCCAATGGTGGCTTCAAGATCGGGTTTGGCATGGCGCCTAAAATTGCGCAGGTCATGGCGGATTTGATGCTATTGGAACAAGACCATATTCCAGAGGCCTTTCGGCCGGAGGCATCGTTTTAA